The following coding sequences are from one Capsicum annuum cultivar UCD-10X-F1 chromosome 3, UCD10Xv1.1, whole genome shotgun sequence window:
- the LOC107863486 gene encoding protein VAPYRIN gives MEKLVEVSEPEIRIDFALGCKCRATVNLRSLIAASPVAFKVQTSSPHKFLVNPPSGLISPLSSTSFQVILKPQAQIPSTFPRSPSDRFLLRTAIASELEYNSSSDSTQSEIVNSLFSSIGHRSSHDIKLKVVFVGPFLLRHAVNNRDCDSVRNIIKRQRSIFTEFSTREAESLFRVAKQLPNNSNDMVNILIEGGLKVEACTEPKDVKWGSKGWTALHIAVANDRREEIERLVRVKGGCRWLDSRDKEGRMPLHLAASKGLYESAKKLIDSGAQVDAKSMDGRTALFRAAANGDCQMVKMLVEMGADPTLTELHLGRSALDIARAKGHRVVVKILERGEAVLHAARRGDLQLLETLLEKGAATNFCDQYGLTALHMTAIKGNKDALMIVAEFGADLECQDGEGNTPLHMAVKGSCAQTVEVLLNRGANVNARNKKGVTPLSISKFLGHEEITQLLIDEGAVLSVIPSNPSSPPS, from the exons ATGGAGAAATTAGTGGAAGTATCAGAACCAGAAATACGAATAGATTTTGCACTAGGCTGCAAATGCCGAGCTACAGTGAACCTCAGATCACTTATTGCAGCCTCTCCAGTAGCATTCAAAGTCCAAACCTCGTCTCCTCACAAGTTTCTTGTCAATCCACCCAGTGGCCTAATATCACCATTATCTTCAACCTCTTTCCAAGTGATTCTCAAGCCTCAAGCCCAAATCCCATCCACTTTCCCTCGCTCTCCTTCTGATCGCTTCCTCCTTAGAACCGCAATAGCATCTGAACTGGAATACAACTCGTCTTCTGACTCGACTCAATCTGAAATCGTTAACTCCTTGTTCAGCTCAATTGGGCATCGTTCATCTCATGACATAAAACTCAAGGTGGTTTTCGTAGGCCCTTTTCTTCTTCGTCATGCTGTTAATAACAGAGATTGTGATTCCGTTAGGAATATTATCAAACGACAACGATCCATTTTCACCGAGTTTTCAACCCGCGAAGCAGAGTCACTTTTCCGAGTAGCAAAACAGCTGCCTAATAATAGCAATGACATGGTGAATATCTTGATTGAGGGTGGACTGAAGGTGGAAGCATGTACTGAACCAAAGGATGTTAAATGGGGGTCCAAGGGGTGGACCGCGTTACATATTGCCGTTGCAAATGACAGGAGAGAAGAGATTGAGAGGctggtgagagtgaaaggagggTGCAG GTGGTTGGATAGCAGAGACAAGGAGGGAAGAATGCCGTTACATTTAGCGGCGAGTAAAGGATTATATGAAAGTGCTAAGAAGTTGATAGATTCAGGTGCGCAAGTGGATGCGAAGAGCATGGATGGTCGAACGGCTTTGTTTAGAGCTGCTGCTAATGGTGACTGTCAAATGGTTAAGATGCTTGTTGAAATGGGTGCCGACCCTACTCTCACAGAATTGCATCTTGGCCGTTCCGCTCTTGATATCGCCCGAGCTAAGGGCCAT AGGGTAGTCGTTAAAATCCTCGAAAGAGGAGAAGCAGTTCTACATGCAGCAAGGCGTGGAGACCTTCAGCTGCTCGAGACTCTTCTCGAAAAGGGAGCAGCCACCAACTTCTGCGATCAATACGGTCTAACAGCTCTTCACATGACAGCGATTAAAGGAAACAAAGATGCATTAATGATAGTGGCTGAATTCGGAGCGGACTTGGAATGTCAGGATGGAGAAGGCAACACTCCACTGCACATGGCAGTCAAAGGCAGCTGTGCACAGACGGTAGAAGTGCTGCTGAACAGAGGAGCCAATGTGAACGCCAGGAACAAGAAAGGTGTCACTCCGCTTTCTATTTccaaatttttgggtcatgaaGAAATAACGCAGCTGCTTATTGATGAGGGTGCGGTGCTTTCTGTAATTCCTTCAAATCCGTCCTCTCCCCCGTCTTGA